A window of the Lactuca sativa cultivar Salinas chromosome 5, Lsat_Salinas_v11, whole genome shotgun sequence genome harbors these coding sequences:
- the LOC111919436 gene encoding UDP-glycosyltransferase 71E1: MTTSELVFIPSPGAGHLPPTVELAKILLDRDQRLSITIIVMKISLGAKHDTESATPIPRLRYIDIPCDESTMALISPKTFLSAFIEHHKPHVRNIIRSIIESNSVRLAGLVLDMFCAPMTEVANEFEAPTYIYYTSGASMLGLQLTLQAKRDEEEHDVTELKGSESELSIPTFVNSVPAKVLLDVLLDKEGGSKMFLDLAKTFRESKGILVNTFQELESHGVDYLLSSNADIPPVFPVGPILNLKNATNDGKTDEIMTWLNDQPESSVVFLCFGSMGSFSEKQVKEIAVAVERSGQRFLWSLRRPPPKGKIEYPKDYENPEEVLPEGFLDRTSSVGKVIGWAPQTAVLSHPSVGGFVSHCGWNSTLESIWCGVPVAAWPLYAEQQLNAFQLVVELGLAAEIRIDYRRNVGPEETEMIVTAEEIEGGIRKLMSDGEMRKKVKEMKEKSRLAIAEGGSSHAAIGRFIEHVISE, translated from the coding sequence ATGACCACCTCAGAGCTTGTTTTCATCCCATCTCCGGGAGCCGGCCACCTCCCACCGACGGTGGAGCTCGCCAAAATCCTCCTCGACCGTGATCAACGGCTTTCCATCACCATCATAGTCATGAAGATATCCCTCGGAGCAAAACACGACACTGAATCTGCGACACCCATTCCCCGTTTACGCTATATCGACATCCCATGCGACGAGTCCACCATGGCTCTCATCAGTCCCAAGACCTTCCTCTCAGCCTTTATCGAACACCACAAACCTCATGTTCGAAACATCATCCGCAGCATAATTGAGTCCAACTCGGTTCGTCTTGCTGGACTCGTTCTCGACATGTTCTGTGCACCCATGACAGAAGTTGCAAACGAGTTTGAAGCTCCAACTTACATCTACTACACATCTGGTGCTTCCATGCTTGGCTTACAGTTAACCCTCCAAGCCAAGCGCGACGAGGAAGAGCATGACGTCACTGAGTTAAAAGGATCGGAATCCGAGCTGTCCATCCCGACTTTCGTCAACTCAGTTCCGGCGAAAGTGTTACTGGATGTACTGTTAGATAAGGAAGGTGGGTCCAAAATGTTTCTTGACCTCGCGAAAACGTTTCGTGAGTCAAAGGGTATATTGGTAAATACGTTTCAAGAGCTCGAGAGCCATGGAGTTGACTATCTTTTAAGCAGCAACGCCGATATCCCACCTGTTTTTCCGGTGGGGCCTATACTGAACCTCAAGAACGCGACAAACGATGGTAAAACCGATGAGATTATGACGTGGCTAAACGATCAGCCAGAGAGTTCAGTGGTGTTCCTGTGCTTCGGAAGTATGGGGAGCTTCAGTGAGAAACAAGTCAAGGAGATCGCGGTTGCAGTTGAACGGAGCGGACAGAGGTTTCTATGGTCTCTCCGCCGTCCACCACCCAAGGGAAAGATAGAGTATCCAAAGGATTACGAAAACCCAGAGGAGGTTCTCCCTGAGGGTTTCCTTGATCGGACTTCGAGTGTAGGGAAGGTGATCGGATGGGCTCCACAGACGGCGGTGCTGTCGCATCCTTCAGTGGGAGGGTTTGTTTCACACTGTGGGTGGAACTCGACATTGGAGAGCATATGGTGTGGGGTTCCGGTAGCTGCTTGGCCACTCTACGCCGAACAACAGCTCAATGCTTTTCAGTTGGTGGTGGAGCTGGGATTAGCGGCGGAGATCAGGATTGATTACCGGCGCAATGTGGGACCAGAAGAAACGGAGATGATTGTGACGGCGGAGGAGATTGAGGGTGGGATAAGGAAGTTGATGAGTGATGGTGAGATGAGGAAGAAGGTGAAAGAGATGAAAGAGAAGAGTAGGTTAGCAATTGCCGAGGGGGGATCATCTCACGCAGCCATTGGACGTTTCATTGAGCATGTTATTAGCGAGTAA